From a single Sorghum bicolor cultivar BTx623 chromosome 5, Sorghum_bicolor_NCBIv3, whole genome shotgun sequence genomic region:
- the LOC8079746 gene encoding uncharacterized protein LOC8079746 gives MAFGSGSRKRRWSEDDEDIHAEADGEDIDASEEGDIELDDEEEEQVQAAGKINPLIAEITMLGGEKGKNDGGSKNWRCNHCKKAFKSSLTRVRVHLLGAQPGKKPQIQRCPVLLNDAAKTWELRDKVKEAEKSSKSVQQKGRLLNNSLAQAFGAAERDAVDLKIMQFIAANGISFNVLRSPHYSEMVTAINNAPKGYKGPGSEKARTTLLDALKRNVENDLSTVRDTWLTQGVSVVSDGWTNIKGQPLLNVLASNSVGSCFLYAEDFSGIEKTGEAIAEFLLKAIEEIGPKNVVQVVTDNASNCKAAGREIQKVHEHIFWSPCVVHTLNLIFKDFASKFPWMEDTYKAGKAIVNFFRSHCHCLAMFRNNSRLDLLKVAKTRFASHHILLERLRTVRDGLTTTVVTRQWKDWVKTCSSDQQQQAKAIVDTINDENFWNEVDNILAITKPIYSVLRFSDGEGPKMGEIYERMDNMVGEIKDIMTQDDNPHKLDYPEVEEIIMDRWEKMNIPLHSLAVALNPKYYDQRYIEKPAPGGFVRKAPNKDPDVMKGVLEAIKKIGDDASEQKILREQFTHFISKKGMYALSSVKQDAYNMDAIDWWETYGSETPDLAAIAIKILSQPISSSSAERIWSTYEYVHSAKRNKLNAKNADKLVYIHSNLRLLSRATESYKKGPHSKWDIDPSDSTI, from the exons ATGGCCTTTGGATCGGGGTCTAGGAAGCGCAGGTGGTCCGAGGATGATGAAGACATACACGCCGAGGCCGATGGTGAAGACATAGACGCCAGTGAGGAAGGGGACATCGAACTCGACGATGAAGAGGAAGAACAAGTTCAAGCAGCTGGTAAGATAAATCCTCTCATCGCTGAAATTACTATGCTTGGAGGAGAAAAAGGAAAGAACGATGGTGGATCAAAGAATTGGAGATGCAACCATTGCAAGAAGGCATTCAAAAGTAGCTTAACCAGGGTTCGTGTTCATCTTCTTGGTGCTCAACCGGGCAAGAAACCACAAATTCAGCGTTGTCCTGTTCTCCTAAATGATGCAGCCAAGACCTGGGAATTACGGGATAAG GTTAAAGAAGCTGAAAAATCTTCAAAATCAGTGCAGCAGAAAGGGAGGCTGTTGAACAATTCATTAGCACAAGCCTTTGGTGCAGCAGAAAGGGATGCTGTTGATTTGAAAATAATGCAGTTCATTGCAGCTAACGGCATCTCTTTCAACGTCTTAAGGAGTCCTCATTATTCTGAGATGGTTACAGCTATAAATAATGCTCCAAAGGGATATAAAGGTCCTGGCAGTGAGAAGGCCAGAACCACTCTCTTAGATGCACTCAAGAGGAACGTAGAAAATGATTTATCAACAGTGAGAGATACTTG gTTAACACAAGGAGTCTCTGTTGTGTCTGATGGATGGACTAATATTAAAGGCCAGCCACTGTTAAATGTGCTTGCCTCAAATAGCGTCGGTTCATGCTTCTTATATGCAGAAGATTTCTCTGGAATTGAAAAAACTGGTGAAGCAATTGCTGAGTTTTTACTGAAAGCCATTGAAGAAATTGGACCCAAAAATGTTGTTCAAGTGGTGACCGACAATGCATCAAACTGTAAAGCCGCAGGCAGGGAAATTCAGAAA GTTCATGAGCACATCTTTTGGAGTCCATGTGTAGTGCACACCTTGAATCTCATATTCAAGGATTTTGCGAGCAAATTCCCATGGATGGAAGATACCTACAAGGCGGGTAAAGCTATTGTCAACTTTTTCCGGAGCCATTGTCATTGTCTAGCCATGTTCAGAAATAATTCTCGTTTGGACCTACTGAAGGTGGCAAAAACTCGATTTGCCAGCCATCACATTTTATTGGAAAGGCTCCGTACGGTGAGAGATGGGCTTACCACCACTGTAGTAACCAGACAATGGAAAGATTGGGTGAAAACCTGCAGTAGTGATCAGcagcaacaagcaaaggccattgTTGATACAATCAATGATGAAAACTTTTGGAATGAGGTTGACAACATCCTTGCCATCACAAAGCCTATATACTCAGTATTAAGGTTCAGTGATGGAGAAGGTCCAAAAATGGGAGAAATATATGAGAGAATGGACAACATGGTTGGAGAGATCAAAGACATCATGACCCAGGATGACAACCCTCACAAGTTGGACTATCCAGAGGTCGAAGAAATAATTATGGACcgctgggagaagatgaatattcCTCTTCACAGTCTGGCAGTTGCCCTCAATCCAAAATATTATGATCAGAGGTATATTGAAAAGCCAGCTCCTGGGGGTTTTGTAAGAAAGGCACCAAACAAAGATCCAGATGTCATGAAAGGAGTGTTAGAAGCTATTAAAAAAATAGGAGATGATGCAAGTGAGCAGAAGATCCTCCGTGAGCAATTCACTCATTTCATTTCCAAGAAGGGAATGTATGCACTGTCCTCTGTGAAACAAGATGCATACAACATGGATGCAATTGATTGGTGGGAAACTTATGGCTCTGAAACTCCAGATCTAGCAGCAATCGCAATAAAGATTTTGTCTCAACCCATCAGTAGCTCATCAGCAGAAAGGATTTGGAGCACTTATGAATATGTCCACAGTGCAAAGAGGAACAAACTGAATGCTAAGAATGCAGATAAGCTTGTCTATATTCACTCCAATTTGCGCCTTCTGTCAAGAGCCACTGAGAGTTACAAAAAAGGGCCACATTCTAAGTGGGACATAGATCCCAGCGATTCAACCATCTAA
- the LOC8079747 gene encoding receptor kinase-like protein Xa21, with amino-acid sequence MVAKVAMKLTAVGQCFLVLIIASCTHVVICSSNGNYTDKLSLLEFKKAISFDPHQALMSWNGSNHLCNWEGVLCSVKNPSRVTSLNLTNRGLVGQISPSLGNLTFLKVLVLSANSFSGEIPIFLSHLNRLQILSLENNMLQGRIPALANCSKLTELWLTNNKLTGQIHADLPQSLESFDLTTNNLTGTIPDSVANLTRLQFFSCAINEIEGNIPNEFANLLGLQILRVSINQMSGQFPQAVLNLSNLAELSLAVNNFSGVVPSGIGNSLPDLEALLLARNFFHGHIPSSLTNSSKLSVIDMSRNNFTGLVPSSFGKLSKLSTLNLESNNLQAQNKQDWRFMDSLANCTELNAFSVAYNYLTGKVPNSVGNLSSQLQGLYLGGNQLSGDFPSGIANLRNLVVVSLFENKFTGLLPEWLGTLNSLQVVQLTNNLFTGPIPSSISNLSQLVSLVLESNQLNGQVPPSLGNLQVLQALLISFNNLHGTIPKEIFAIPTIVRISLSFNSLHAPLHVDIGNAKQLTYLEISSNNLSGEIPSTLGNCESLEVIELGHNFFSGSIPPLLGNISNLNFLNLSHNNLTGSIPVALSGLQFLQQLDLSFNHLKGEVPTKGIFKNVTDLWIDGNQGLCGGPLGLHLPACPTVQSNSAKHKVSVVPKIAIPAAIVLVFVAGFAILLFRRRKQKAKAISLPSVGGFPRISYSDLVRATEGFAASNLIGQGRYGSVYQGKLSPDGKSVAVKVFSLETRGAQKSFIAECSALRNVRHRNLVRILTACSSIHPNGNDFKALVYEFMSRGDLHNLLYSARDSEDSPCFIPLAQRLSIMVDVSEALAYLHHNHQGTIVHCDLKPSNILLDDNMVAHVGDFGLARFKIDSTASSFVDSSCTSSVAIKGTIGYIAPECAADGQASTAADVYSFGVILLEMFIRRSPTDEMFNDGMNIAKLAEINLSDNVLQIVDPQLLQEMSHSEDIPVTIRDSGEQILQSVLSIGLCCTKASPNERISMEEVAAKLHGIQDAYIRGNWRSSPSARS; translated from the exons AT GGTAGCAAAAGTGGCCATGAAGCTTACCGCAGTGGGACAGTGTTTCTTGGTGCTAATAATAGCGAGTTGTACACATGTTGTCATCTGCTCTTCCAATGGAAACTACACAGATAAGCTGTCACTACTGGAGTTCAAGAAGGCAATAAGTTTTGATCCACATCAAGCTTTGATGTCTTGGAATGGCAGCAACCATCTCTGCAATTGGGAAGGTGTCCTGTGTTCTGTCAAGAACCCAAGCCGTGTCACTTCGCTTAACCTTACTAATCGAGGTCTAGTAGGGCAAATATCCCCTTCACTTGGGAACCTAACATTCCTGAAAGTTCTTGTCCTATCGGCTAATTCATTCAGTGGAGAGATCCCTATCTTCCTTAGTCACCTGAATCGGCTCCAGATCCTCAGCTTGGAAAATAACATGCTGCAAGGAAGGATACCTGCTCTTGCAAACTGCTCAAAACTAACGGAGCTCTGGCTGACAAACAACAAACTAACCGGACAGATTCATGCAGATCTTCCTCAGAGCCTTGAGAGTTTTGACCTCACCACAAATAATCTCACTGGAACCATCCCTGATTCTGTTGCCAAtctaacaaggctacaattctTTAGCTGTGCCATAAATGAAATCGAGGGGAACATTCCAAATGAATTTGCAAATTTGCTAGGGCTGCAGATCCTCCGCGTCAGTATCAATCAGATGTCTGGTCAGTTTCCACAGGCAGTCCTGAATCTTTCAAATCTAGCTGAACTTTCACTTGCTGTAAACAATTTCTCTGGTGTTGTACCATCTGGTATCGGCAACTCTCTGcctgatcttgaggcattactCTTGGCTCGCAACTTCTTTCATGGGCATATCCCATCCTCATTGACAAACTCTTCCAAACTGAGCGTTATTGATATGTCAAGGAATAACTTCACAGGTTTGGTGCCTAGCTCCTTTGGAAAACTGTCTAAACTATCAACGCTAAATCTTGAGTCCAATAATCTCCAAGCACAAAACAAACAAGACTGGAGGTTTATGGACAGCTTAGCAAATTGCACTGAGTTAAATGCATTCTCGGTAGCATATAATTATCTAACGGGTAAAGTGCCGAATTCTGTAGGTAATCTTTCCAGTCAGCTCCAGGGTCTATACTTGGGAGGAAACCAACTGTCAGGGGATTTTCCTTCTGGTATAGCAAATCTTCGCAACCTAGTCGTTGTCAGCTTGTTTGAGAATAAATTCACCGGTCTGCTTCCAGAGTGGCTTGGGACTCTTAACAGTCTGCAAGTAGTACAGTTAACCAACAATTTATTTACAGGGCCCATTCCATCATCCATCTCAAACCTGTCTCAATTGGTGTCGCTCGTTCTAGAATCGAACCAGTTAAATGGACAGGTACCGCCAAGCCTAGGGAACCTCCAAGTGCTTCAGGCACTGCTCATTTCTTTCAACAATCTTCATGGCACTATACCCAAAGAAATCTTTGCCATTCCAACAATAGTGAGAATTAGCTTATCCTTTAACAGCCTACATGCACCACTTCATGTCGACATTGGGAATGCCAAacaactcacatatttggaaatCTCATCAAACAATCTGTCTGGAGAGATACCAAGTACTTTGGGTAATTGTGAAAGTTTGGAAGTTATCGAGCTGGGACACAATTTTTTCAGTGGAAGCATTCCGCCTTTGCTTGGCAATATAAGTAACCTAAATTTTCTGAACTTGTCTCATAATAACCTGACTGGATCAATACCAGTAGCTCTTAGTGGCCTACAGTTCCTTCAGCAACTAGATTTGTCATTCAACCATCTAAAGGGTGAGGTGCCAACAAAAGGAATCTTCAAGAATGTGACAGATTTATGGATTGATGGAAACCAGGGGCTTTGTGGTGGACCACTGGGCTTACACCTACCTGCATGTCCTACCGTGCAATCGAATTCAGCTAAGCACAAGGTTTCAGTTGTCCCAAAAATAGCCATCCCAGCGGCCATAGTGCTGGTATTTGTAGCAGGCTTTGCTATTTTGTTGTTTCGAAGGCGAAAACAAAAGGCAAAAGCTATCTCTTTACCCTCTGTTGGTGGATTCCCCAGAATTTCCTACAGTGATCTTGTTAGAGCGACAGAGGGCTTCGCAGCCTCCAATCTAATTGGTCAGGGAAGATATGGTTCCGTTTATCAAGGAAAATTGTCTCCAGATGGAAAATCCGTTGCTGTCAAAGTCTTCAGTCTAGAGACAAGAGGAGCACAAAAGAGCTTCATCGCAGAATGCAGCGCGTTGAGAAATGTGCGGCATCGCAATCTAGTTCGTATCCTTACTGCATGCTCAAGCATTCATCCTAATGGAAATGATTTCAAAGCTTTGGTGTATGAGTTCATGTCACGAGGAGACCTGCATAACTTGCTGTACTCGGCTCGAGACAGTGAAGACTCTCCATGTTTTATTCCACTAGCTCAGAGGTTAAGCATCATGGTGGATGTATCGGAAGCTTTGGCATATCTGCACCATAACCACCAAGGAACCATTGTACATTGTGATCTGAAACCCAGTAACATTCTTCTGGATGATAATATGGTAGCTCATGTTGGAGACTTTGGATTAGCAAGGTTCAAAATTGACTCAACAGCGTCATCTTTTGTTGATTCAAGTTGCACGTCCTCAGTTGCAATCAAGGGAACCATTGGATACATTGCTCCAG AATGTGCCGCGGATGGTCAAGCTTCAACTGCAGCAGATGTCTACAGCTTTGGAGTTATTCTTCTCGAGATGTTCATCCGTAGGAGCCCAACAGATGAAATGTTCAATGATGGGATGAACATTGCAAAGTTAGCAGAGATCAACTTGTCTGATAATGTGTTGCAGATTGTTGATCCACAGTTGCTGCAAGAAATGAGCCACAGTGAGGACATTCCAGTGACCATCAGGGACAGTGGAGAACAAATTCTGCAGTCTGTGCTGAGCATTGGACTCTGTTGCACCAAGGCATCCCCCAATGAGCGCATCAGCATGGAGGAGGTGGCTGCCAAACTACATGGAATCCAAGATGCATATATCAGAGGAAATTGGAGGAGCAGTCCATCAGCTAGGAGCTAG